In Methanooceanicella nereidis, a single window of DNA contains:
- a CDS encoding DUF5667 domain-containing protein has translation MMMKRMLILVTVLCLILATIPASMAKSEHLGPYNGWVNADSPFYGFKIFLQDLDESFAGNSNIKLQRQLNHADERLAEANSMLNANNTGPMEAALNEYRKKLDDINKTMESGEIDDDDYADAGPRLETHRNTFMYMINNSSVDEGLKNRWTNTFTYCESFMNGKPFVYDEANDTLLFLPPGEMKKIMSAVNGSLPKKYAKKGYLHIPGVGDCNCTGEEFSYEYLYNWASEKKGPHGSIKVDNGTNGSNGAKKQ, from the coding sequence ATGATGATGAAAAGAATGTTAATACTAGTGACGGTATTGTGTTTGATCTTAGCGACCATACCGGCATCAATGGCGAAATCAGAGCATCTGGGGCCTTATAATGGCTGGGTAAATGCAGACTCGCCGTTCTATGGCTTCAAGATATTCCTTCAGGACCTGGACGAATCTTTTGCCGGAAATTCAAACATAAAATTGCAACGACAGCTAAACCACGCGGACGAGAGGCTCGCCGAGGCTAATTCCATGTTAAATGCCAATAACACCGGTCCCATGGAAGCGGCGCTGAACGAGTACCGGAAAAAGCTCGATGACATAAACAAGACCATGGAATCGGGAGAGATCGACGATGATGACTACGCGGATGCGGGGCCGAGGCTGGAGACTCACCGGAATACGTTCATGTATATGATAAATAACTCGAGCGTTGATGAAGGCTTGAAAAACCGCTGGACGAACACATTCACATATTGCGAGAGCTTCATGAATGGAAAGCCATTCGTATACGACGAGGCGAACGATACGCTCCTCTTCCTTCCTCCCGGGGAAATGAAAAAGATAATGAGCGCCGTCAATGGCAGCCTGCCGAAAAAATATGCTAAAAAGGGCTATCTACACATTCCGGGCGTAGGGGACTGTAATTGTACGGGTGAAGAGTTCAGCTACGAATACCTCTACAACTGGGCAAGTGAGAAGAAAGGGCCACATGGCTCAATAAAGGTGGACAACGGTACGAACGGGTCTAACGGGGCTAAGAAACAATAA
- a CDS encoding YncE family protein codes for MRLVESYRYLTLSLKNLAIVTAVLFLLCQCIAVSSASDGFFIDTLPVNPAYTVTPTPIPFMMPGIIGDITLNNTTAYPGGAISILADGSFSTYSPLLYVANNNSISVIDTVNNEVIDTIDMGPVYIWSVAVSPDYTRLFVIYFELPYFNWGYHGYYTYIDTIDLRTKQVISSTRDINYGLQGGVNKMLLSKDGKSLYILLEDKQSGFLVEYDPYGNHFTRQLSLAYLYYNPGSQPVDMVLSHDGSRLYIADFWQNSVICVLTSTFKLDDSIPLSNGIIRFNLTGKGVSPKFVYPNGVAVSPDNSRVYVSNEVADVAVECKLSEHNYYYSSDYITVYEMFDIATKLAVSQDGGRLYVLEPGSRAVRGFDTVSKSEIRSYGTGKYPSDLAISPDGKRLYVSNSGSDTVTAIEIPAMTHSPGSPISVGYQPRSMAMGPVPSGPIFINKSSPKSPVISLPVAIKPVAGIAIYNITVSVSPTSSASPSGTPAIVIGPDMFKENAEIPIDTGIVDISGYHDQTALPTPIVPGTPSITPVPSPVTDASAVQGSTILPSSSPDTTGTPAPTATPGLNVIICIAALLFVTLLAAREKT; via the coding sequence ATGAGGCTAGTTGAGAGCTACCGCTATTTAACTTTATCACTAAAAAATCTGGCGATCGTCACAGCAGTATTATTCCTGTTATGTCAGTGCATTGCTGTTTCATCCGCCAGCGATGGCTTTTTTATTGATACGCTTCCAGTTAATCCGGCCTATACTGTTACGCCCACTCCCATACCTTTTATGATGCCAGGTATCATCGGGGACATAACGCTGAATAATACGACCGCATATCCCGGCGGAGCGATAAGCATACTGGCTGACGGCTCATTTTCTACCTATTCTCCGTTGCTGTACGTAGCGAACAATAACAGCATATCGGTCATAGATACGGTGAATAACGAGGTCATAGACACGATAGATATGGGGCCGGTCTATATCTGGTCGGTGGCCGTAAGTCCGGACTATACCAGGCTTTTTGTGATTTACTTTGAGCTGCCTTACTTTAACTGGGGGTATCATGGATATTATACTTACATTGATACTATTGACCTGAGGACGAAACAGGTTATCTCTTCGACAAGAGATATCAATTACGGGCTCCAGGGCGGCGTTAATAAAATGCTGTTGAGCAAGGACGGAAAAAGCCTGTATATTCTTTTAGAAGATAAACAAAGCGGTTTTCTCGTCGAATACGATCCTTATGGGAATCATTTTACCAGGCAACTGTCACTGGCTTACCTGTATTATAATCCGGGCTCTCAGCCGGTCGACATGGTACTTTCACATGACGGGTCGCGGCTTTATATTGCGGATTTCTGGCAGAATAGCGTGATATGCGTACTTACGTCTACATTTAAGCTCGATGATTCGATCCCGCTAAGTAACGGCATCATACGTTTTAACCTCACCGGTAAAGGGGTATCTCCAAAATTTGTATATCCAAACGGGGTTGCAGTGAGCCCTGATAATTCCCGGGTATATGTATCGAACGAGGTTGCCGATGTCGCAGTCGAATGTAAGCTTTCTGAACATAATTACTACTACAGCAGTGACTATATCACTGTCTATGAAATGTTCGACATTGCCACTAAGCTGGCTGTAAGCCAGGATGGCGGCCGTCTCTACGTTTTAGAGCCCGGTTCGAGAGCAGTAAGGGGTTTTGATACAGTTTCAAAGTCCGAGATAAGAAGCTATGGAACAGGAAAGTATCCGTCGGACCTGGCAATATCCCCTGACGGCAAAAGACTTTATGTCTCGAATTCAGGGAGCGATACGGTCACGGCCATAGAGATACCTGCCATGACCCATAGTCCCGGATCGCCTATCTCTGTAGGGTATCAACCCAGAAGCATGGCAATGGGCCCAGTACCTTCCGGTCCTATATTCATAAATAAAAGCTCTCCGAAGAGCCCCGTGATCTCTTTGCCAGTTGCTATAAAGCCAGTAGCCGGTATAGCAATTTACAACATCACTGTATCCGTAAGCCCGACTTCGTCCGCTTCTCCTTCCGGGACCCCGGCGATCGTGATAGGCCCGGACATGTTTAAAGAGAATGCGGAGATACCGATCGATACGGGGATAGTGGATATTTCCGGATACCATGATCAAACGGCTTTGCCTACGCCGATCGTTCCAGGTACCCCATCTATCACGCCCGTACCCTCTCCTGTTACGGATGCAAGCGCCGTTCAGGGCAGCACGATATTACCATCCTCTTCACCGGATACTACCGGGACGCCAGCCCCTACAGCGACACCAGGTCTTAACGTTATAATATGTATTGCTGCGCTACTGTTCGTCACATTACTGGCGGCGAGGGAAAAAACGTGA
- a CDS encoding tetratricopeptide repeat protein, which produces MLRDYKKEKVEDLHDPENLVELGNISLMNGNLEDAEKKFKEAIKRKHDYCEAHFGLANLYSMKGYLEGAIEEYEETIKCNDKHVNAHNNLGNIYLSIGETDKAVKELENAIKIDPDHSVAHYRLGLAYLRKDRDDEAIKEFKEAAMRNPEFAEAYNTLGRTYGLLGRVDEAIEAFKKAILLKHLNSEYHNDLGIALTMKGDLEEANKEFAESIRLEPDFPDPHVGMGNNLLVMNKLNEAAFEFREAIRVNPYIEEPHLKLADIYEKKGLLGEAIKEYRESIFINPDIPEAHYKLGVILMNTGRREAAISELVDTVKLDPRNAGAYYYLGRIFDDMKLYDDAIKNFEIAIKLDPCLDEAKAALKETEDKKRSKK; this is translated from the coding sequence ATGCTTCGCGACTATAAAAAAGAGAAAGTGGAAGACCTTCACGACCCTGAAAACCTGGTCGAGCTGGGAAACATAAGCTTAATGAACGGCAACCTTGAGGACGCGGAAAAAAAGTTCAAGGAGGCCATAAAAAGAAAGCACGACTATTGTGAAGCTCATTTCGGCCTGGCGAACCTGTACAGCATGAAAGGATATCTGGAAGGCGCCATCGAAGAGTATGAAGAGACCATAAAGTGCAATGATAAGCACGTTAACGCCCATAACAACCTGGGAAATATCTATTTATCGATCGGAGAAACGGATAAAGCCGTTAAAGAGCTCGAAAATGCCATAAAGATAGACCCTGATCACTCTGTCGCCCACTACAGGCTTGGCCTTGCATATCTGAGAAAAGACAGAGATGATGAAGCCATAAAAGAATTTAAGGAAGCCGCCATGCGGAACCCCGAGTTTGCCGAGGCATATAATACGCTGGGCAGAACTTACGGGCTTTTAGGAAGAGTCGACGAAGCGATCGAAGCATTTAAGAAAGCCATCCTGTTAAAGCATCTGAACTCCGAGTACCATAATGACCTGGGTATCGCCCTGACCATGAAAGGCGATCTTGAGGAAGCGAACAAGGAATTTGCCGAGTCTATCAGGCTGGAGCCCGATTTCCCGGATCCCCATGTAGGTATGGGTAATAATCTTTTAGTGATGAATAAGCTGAACGAAGCCGCATTTGAGTTCCGCGAGGCAATCCGTGTAAACCCCTACATAGAGGAGCCGCACTTGAAGCTCGCTGATATCTACGAGAAAAAAGGCCTGCTTGGCGAGGCGATTAAGGAGTACAGGGAATCCATATTCATTAACCCTGACATCCCGGAAGCCCATTATAAGCTGGGCGTGATATTGATGAACACCGGAAGGAGAGAGGCCGCCATAAGCGAGCTGGTCGATACGGTAAAGCTAGATCCGCGCAATGCCGGAGCATATTATTATCTTGGCAGGATATTCGACGATATGAAGCTATACGATGACGCCATCAAGAATTTTGAGATCGCCATAAAGCTGGACCCATGTCTTGACGAAGCTAAGGCTGCGTTGAAAGAAACGGAAGATAAAAAGAGATCAAAAAAGTAG
- the glgP gene encoding alpha-glucan family phosphorylase, with amino-acid sequence MLAIDPICGMSLNIEETKYKAEVRGKTYYFCSERCMQSFMEGPKIAYFSMEIGIASNIPTYSGGLGILAGDTVRSCADLRIPIAALTLVSRKGYLKQKINEYGEQIDEPDGWDPSKYMRILPKTVTVKIEGRDVKIGAWIYEQVSMTGGNVSILLLDTDLEGNSPEDRRITDRLYGGDQRYRLKQEIVLGIGGLKMLKALDFNITKFHMNEGHSSLLILELLKKNGYDRESTRSQCVFTTHTPVAAAFDIYSYDMVKDMLGKEYEIDRIKEYAGPDGLNMTLLALNLSKYVNGVANTHMASSRKLFPGYHIRSITNGIYSGLWTCRHFREIYDRYIPGWANEPELLVRADGIPNEVIWNAHLKAKRDFFKYIKDNTGTVFDEDALTIGFARRATAYKRATLILSDLDRLRAVNKKGKIQIVFAGKAHPNDGVGKSMIKEIHDDIWKLKDDVKMVYLENYNMDVAAKMVSGVDMWLATPKIPMEASGTSGMKAAHNGVINYSVLDGWWVEGCIEGVTGWSIGPSPEVYMSEEERREQEVRDIYNKLEYIIIPKYYMDRDGWIEMMKNSIAKISYYFNTNRMMRRYATEAYL; translated from the coding sequence ATGTTAGCTATCGACCCTATTTGCGGAATGTCCCTGAACATAGAAGAGACGAAATATAAAGCGGAAGTGAGAGGTAAGACATACTATTTTTGCAGCGAGCGCTGTATGCAAAGCTTCATGGAAGGGCCGAAGATCGCATATTTCAGCATGGAGATAGGCATAGCCAGCAACATACCGACATACAGCGGCGGTCTGGGGATACTTGCCGGGGATACCGTAAGGTCGTGTGCCGACCTCAGGATACCCATAGCAGCGTTGACTCTCGTGAGCAGGAAAGGGTACCTGAAGCAAAAAATAAACGAGTATGGGGAGCAGATAGACGAGCCGGACGGATGGGACCCTTCAAAGTACATGAGGATCCTTCCAAAGACAGTGACAGTAAAGATCGAAGGAAGGGACGTAAAGATAGGAGCCTGGATATATGAGCAGGTGAGCATGACCGGCGGCAACGTCTCGATATTACTGCTTGATACTGACCTTGAGGGTAACTCGCCGGAAGACAGAAGAATAACGGACCGGCTGTACGGAGGCGACCAGAGGTACAGGCTTAAACAGGAGATAGTCCTTGGCATAGGCGGCTTAAAGATGCTTAAGGCTCTCGATTTTAACATAACGAAGTTCCATATGAACGAAGGCCACTCCAGCCTGCTTATCCTTGAGTTGTTGAAGAAGAACGGCTATGACAGGGAAAGCACGAGGAGCCAGTGCGTATTTACGACTCACACGCCGGTAGCTGCCGCTTTCGACATATATTCTTATGATATGGTAAAAGACATGTTAGGCAAAGAGTATGAGATAGACCGCATAAAGGAATATGCCGGCCCCGATGGCCTCAACATGACACTCCTGGCGTTAAACTTGAGCAAGTACGTCAACGGGGTCGCGAACACACATATGGCAAGCTCGAGGAAGCTATTTCCCGGCTATCATATCAGGTCGATAACAAACGGTATCTACTCCGGGCTGTGGACCTGCCGGCACTTCAGGGAGATCTATGACAGGTATATCCCGGGCTGGGCCAATGAGCCGGAATTGCTTGTCAGGGCGGACGGTATCCCTAACGAGGTGATATGGAACGCTCACCTCAAGGCAAAGAGAGACTTTTTCAAGTATATCAAAGATAACACAGGCACAGTGTTCGATGAGGATGCGCTGACGATAGGGTTCGCTCGCAGGGCGACTGCATATAAGAGAGCTACACTCATACTTTCGGACCTGGACAGGCTCAGGGCCGTAAATAAAAAAGGAAAAATACAGATCGTTTTCGCAGGAAAGGCACATCCGAACGACGGCGTGGGCAAGAGCATGATCAAGGAGATACACGACGACATATGGAAGCTGAAAGATGACGTGAAGATGGTATACCTTGAGAATTACAACATGGATGTCGCGGCAAAAATGGTTTCAGGCGTCGACATGTGGCTTGCAACCCCGAAGATACCTATGGAGGCATCCGGCACGAGCGGCATGAAAGCCGCGCATAACGGGGTCATAAACTATAGCGTGCTCGACGGATGGTGGGTCGAAGGATGCATAGAGGGTGTCACCGGCTGGTCGATAGGCCCGTCCCCGGAAGTGTATATGAGCGAGGAAGAAAGAAGAGAGCAGGAAGTAAGGGACATTTACAATAAACTGGAGTATATTATCATCCCCAAATATTACATGGACAGGGATGGATGGATAGAGATGATGAAAAACTCCATAGCGAAGATATCCTATTATTTTAACACAAATAGAATGATGAGAAGGTACGCGACAGAGGCGTACCTATAA
- a CDS encoding carboxypeptidase-like regulatory domain-containing protein, whose translation MSGNKINARGSFVLLSLILLTLTALTGFDCVIEDAHALVTATKPVVTGSLSGKVLDIYDNGVPNAKVTLYVCVRNSDGTYKNKNVLYIENNPQMTSDGVSIKGLYTFTNVPKGTYNMTVEKDGKKVSSIVDVAEGTTTLMITLTDYVYKLPTPTPTPRPTPMPTVTPTPAPVISATPHPSATATTAASPDTGEDGVAGSVKGILVSAVGIQFLLTIVILTLLYITKKI comes from the coding sequence ATGAGCGGGAATAAGATCAATGCACGCGGATCATTTGTTCTGTTATCCCTGATATTACTAACGTTGACCGCCCTAACCGGCTTCGATTGCGTCATCGAGGACGCTCATGCGCTCGTGACCGCGACTAAGCCCGTAGTCACCGGTTCGCTATCCGGAAAGGTCCTGGACATTTATGACAACGGAGTTCCGAACGCTAAGGTAACGCTCTATGTTTGCGTAAGGAACAGCGATGGAACGTATAAGAATAAGAATGTGCTGTATATCGAGAACAATCCGCAGATGACGAGCGATGGCGTATCCATCAAGGGATTATATACTTTCACCAACGTTCCCAAAGGGACCTATAATATGACCGTGGAAAAGGACGGTAAGAAGGTGTCCAGTATCGTTGACGTGGCGGAAGGCACGACGACTTTGATGATAACGCTAACTGATTATGTGTATAAGCTACCGACTCCCACTCCTACACCCAGGCCGACTCCTATGCCAACTGTCACGCCTACGCCAGCACCGGTAATATCTGCGACACCCCACCCTTCTGCAACAGCCACCACGGCAGCTTCTCCTGATACGGGCGAAGACGGTGTTGCAGGCTCCGTTAAAGGGATCTTAGTTTCTGCCGTAGGTATCCAGTTTTTGCTGACTATCGTTATATTAACGCTGCTTTACATCACTAAGAAAATTTGA
- a CDS encoding DnaJ domain-containing protein, whose product MDIDKNYYEILGLDASASIDDIKKAYRILAKKYHPDVNKDPRSGEIFKSVSEAYEILSDETTRAEYDSLRSPRPNYHYSGGEKFRYREEERATDSEHGYDNFTYEKYEKEEPVEEEYSEQEAYDEPEEQAEYREPVYERTEYRQAAYADEDVREKYGEPAEPVSEKPEDAFYEAEENAKKRSVKIYILSLIVPGLYQIYSGERKFGSLLLIVYFIFWVLAFLQNLGIGLLAMIIWAYSVYDAYATLNRPIDAGVNS is encoded by the coding sequence GTGGATATCGATAAGAATTATTATGAGATATTGGGACTGGATGCCTCGGCCTCTATAGATGACATCAAGAAGGCCTACAGGATCCTGGCCAAAAAATATCATCCCGATGTTAACAAGGATCCACGGTCCGGAGAGATCTTTAAATCTGTCTCGGAGGCTTATGAGATATTATCGGACGAGACGACACGCGCCGAATATGACTCATTGAGGAGCCCGAGGCCTAATTACCATTACTCAGGTGGCGAAAAATTCCGTTACAGAGAAGAGGAAAGGGCCACAGATAGCGAGCATGGGTACGATAATTTCACATATGAAAAATATGAGAAAGAAGAGCCTGTAGAAGAGGAATATTCGGAACAAGAGGCGTACGACGAACCCGAGGAGCAGGCTGAATACCGGGAGCCTGTATATGAGCGTACAGAATACAGGCAGGCAGCTTATGCCGACGAGGATGTCCGCGAGAAGTACGGGGAACCGGCGGAACCGGTAAGTGAAAAGCCCGAAGACGCCTTTTATGAGGCAGAAGAAAACGCTAAAAAACGAAGTGTCAAGATCTACATATTATCCTTGATAGTCCCGGGATTATATCAGATATATTCGGGCGAGAGAAAATTCGGCTCTTTATTACTCATAGTCTACTTTATTTTCTGGGTGCTCGCGTTCCTGCAGAACCTTGGAATAGGGCTGCTGGCGATGATCATCTGGGCATACTCGGTATATGATGCGTATGCGACGCTTAACAGGCCGATAGATGCGGGTGTGAATTCATGA
- a CDS encoding DUF5661 family protein, with translation MTEKRVFTKKKAKEIGEKLGIKWDKFDIEQFRYGMDVELEHGKRDPETNVTNDDEMVTGKIALAHLNEFPDYYERLEKMEKEAEEYWAKKGKKD, from the coding sequence ATGACCGAAAAGAGAGTTTTTACAAAAAAGAAGGCCAAAGAGATCGGAGAAAAACTGGGGATCAAGTGGGACAAGTTCGACATTGAACAGTTCCGGTACGGTATGGACGTGGAGCTTGAACACGGCAAGAGGGACCCGGAGACTAACGTCACCAATGACGACGAGATGGTTACCGGCAAGATAGCCCTCGCTCATCTTAACGAGTTCCCTGATTACTATGAGCGGCTTGAAAAGATGGAAAAGGAAGCCGAAGAGTACTGGGCGAAGAAAGGGAAGAAAGACTGA
- a CDS encoding ABC transporter ATP-binding protein: protein MTAITARDLKKSYGNVEALNGLSIDVEEGESFCLLGPNGAGKSTTIGILTGSIEPTAGSATVMRVDTIKDPMGVKKMIGIVPEMEYPPSFLTVKEYLDMVCSIRRVPDPEPKIKRWIEFFDLGKKEDVLCKDLSKGTKKKVMISAALVHSPKLLFLDEPFLDLDPVVQRNLREYLLSYVKEGGTIFLSTHILEIAEKLCTRVGILYNGRLIACDDISVLKRSQESLEDVFMRLVAEEA from the coding sequence ATGACAGCGATTACTGCCCGAGACCTTAAGAAATCATATGGCAATGTCGAAGCATTGAACGGATTATCCATCGATGTCGAAGAAGGAGAGTCATTTTGCCTGCTCGGCCCTAACGGCGCCGGAAAAAGCACGACAATAGGCATCCTGACAGGATCGATAGAGCCGACAGCGGGCAGCGCCACAGTCATGAGGGTAGACACGATCAAGGATCCGATGGGCGTCAAAAAAATGATAGGGATAGTCCCCGAGATGGAGTACCCGCCCAGTTTTTTGACTGTGAAGGAATATCTCGACATGGTCTGCAGCATCAGAAGGGTCCCTGACCCGGAGCCAAAGATAAAGCGATGGATAGAGTTTTTCGACCTGGGTAAAAAGGAGGACGTCCTCTGCAAAGACCTTAGTAAAGGCACGAAAAAGAAAGTGATGATATCGGCCGCGCTAGTGCACAGCCCTAAATTATTATTCCTTGACGAGCCGTTCCTTGACCTCGACCCGGTGGTCCAGCGTAACCTGAGAGAATACCTGCTGTCATACGTCAAAGAAGGCGGCACCATCTTCCTGTCCACGCATATTTTGGAGATAGCCGAAAAGCTCTGTACGAGGGTCGGCATACTATATAACGGCAGGCTCATCGCATGCGACGACATCTCAGTCCTTAAGAGATCTCAGGAGAGCCTGGAAGACGTCTTTATGAGGCTCGTGGCAGAGGAGGCTTAA
- a CDS encoding metallophosphoesterase family protein has protein sequence MRLLCFSDVHGNVEAVRAMISDTRKRGIDYDAAIAAGDLTNAVVTKDIEKAQECYDTMLSMLTKEYGRVYHVPGNRDYTGRGKKRRTLNFNKGIFIKPGEILPLSPDLGITASPELADNNTILVQHSCLRYYGRFKRISVISSKAFLHICGHTHTGVYTGNYLNTCFLYRDSSNGARPMLGGYFEVEIDDRDREIDVRFNALGPIKRKDLKMNNFTGSIYTPYGNSFPVSLIVE, from the coding sequence ATGAGACTTCTCTGCTTCTCTGACGTGCACGGGAATGTGGAAGCTGTCAGGGCCATGATCAGCGATACGCGAAAGAGGGGCATCGACTATGATGCGGCGATAGCCGCAGGCGACCTTACCAATGCCGTGGTGACAAAAGACATCGAAAAAGCCCAGGAGTGCTATGACACGATGCTTTCGATGCTGACTAAGGAATACGGCAGAGTCTATCACGTCCCCGGTAACAGGGATTATACCGGCAGAGGAAAGAAGAGGAGGACTCTAAATTTTAACAAAGGCATCTTTATAAAGCCGGGCGAGATACTTCCTTTATCGCCGGACCTTGGCATAACCGCATCGCCGGAGCTGGCGGATAATAACACTATACTGGTCCAGCACAGCTGCCTGAGGTACTATGGCAGGTTCAAACGCATCTCTGTCATATCGTCAAAAGCTTTTCTTCATATATGCGGGCATACGCATACAGGCGTATATACAGGCAATTACCTGAACACATGTTTCCTGTACCGTGACAGTTCTAACGGCGCGAGGCCCATGCTCGGCGGGTACTTCGAGGTCGAGATCGACGACCGTGACCGCGAGATAGATGTACGTTTCAACGCTCTCGGCCCTATAAAACGAAAAGACCTGAAAATGAATAATTTTACGGGAAGCATATACACACCCTACGGCAACTCATTCCCGGTAAGCCTGATAGTGGAATAA
- the ccsA gene encoding cytochrome c biogenesis protein CcsA has product MSVALEQWLLALAVVAAVLFMIISFLQKNGSKSIYLMAAGCVLIVAALSFRWYYTGRPPWATLYETASLLALATGIAATYGYHKKYSLPFYMIAAAFTASLVSFSALSWDPSPIISGSLNSGWLMVHVPVLMLSYGMFAISAAASFAIVFHIYSGKFDSVSMAKLDSIAYRSITAGMLLIIPGIIMGSIWANTAWGSYWSWDPKETWSLITVIVYLLYLILRRTGMKAEDAAFVSILGFLSVIFTYFGVSYIIPGLHSYA; this is encoded by the coding sequence ATGTCCGTGGCATTAGAACAATGGTTGCTGGCTTTAGCCGTGGTAGCGGCAGTCCTGTTCATGATCATATCATTTTTGCAAAAAAATGGGAGTAAATCTATTTATCTCATGGCTGCCGGATGCGTGCTCATTGTGGCCGCTCTATCTTTTAGGTGGTATTACACCGGAAGGCCTCCCTGGGCTACCTTATATGAGACGGCATCCCTTCTTGCGCTGGCGACCGGCATAGCCGCTACATACGGCTATCATAAGAAGTATTCTCTCCCATTCTATATGATCGCGGCAGCATTCACAGCTTCATTGGTCTCTTTTTCGGCGCTGTCATGGGACCCCTCACCGATAATATCCGGATCTCTAAACAGCGGCTGGCTGATGGTACACGTACCGGTACTGATGCTATCCTACGGTATGTTCGCGATCTCAGCAGCGGCATCATTCGCAATCGTTTTCCATATCTATTCCGGCAAATTTGATAGTGTCTCTATGGCAAAGCTCGATTCCATCGCATACCGGTCAATAACGGCGGGCATGCTTTTAATTATTCCCGGTATTATAATGGGATCAATATGGGCCAATACTGCATGGGGCTCGTACTGGTCATGGGACCCTAAAGAGACCTGGTCGCTGATAACCGTTATCGTATATTTATTGTATCTTATACTGAGAAGGACCGGGATGAAGGCCGAAGACGCCGCATTCGTTTCGATACTCGGTTTCCTGTCGGTCATTTTTACATATTTTGGCGTATCCTATATTATCCCGGGACTGCATAGCTATGCATGA
- a CDS encoding ECF transporter S component, with the protein MASGNKYYFSTRDLLVLAILGSLGGVLSTYVGYIANVINHLVGVPYGAGQIVGGLHVLWMVLVVAITGKKGSGALGGLVKGFVEFISGSRLGVFVIFLSLVEGIFVELGYWPFKERRGLAYMLAGGLGSFANVLAFQLAYQVYDNIFLFGAVSLLAFVSGVVFAGYFTSGIVGNLEDAGIVRREKKKEKLLSFNVPKAFALILALAMLFSAIYYFALVQIKGDPLELEVTGDVAYTKSYYLPVYSDKFVTINAKLDGQVTHLPAQDYTGLPVSYILRDARVGEKATMIDVVGSDGYYQSFYLSNITDNNDLLILEEDGELRLVAKGYPGQLWVRYVKQIRVY; encoded by the coding sequence ATGGCTTCAGGTAATAAGTACTATTTCTCTACAAGAGACCTCCTGGTGCTTGCCATACTCGGCTCTCTGGGAGGCGTGTTATCCACTTATGTGGGTTACATCGCGAACGTTATCAACCATCTTGTAGGAGTGCCGTATGGAGCGGGCCAGATAGTCGGAGGCCTTCACGTACTGTGGATGGTCCTTGTGGTGGCCATAACAGGCAAAAAAGGTTCCGGTGCACTCGGAGGGCTTGTAAAGGGTTTCGTCGAGTTCATATCAGGAAGCAGACTGGGCGTGTTCGTGATCTTTCTCTCACTCGTTGAAGGTATCTTTGTAGAACTGGGATACTGGCCTTTTAAAGAGAGGAGAGGACTGGCATACATGCTTGCGGGAGGACTGGGCTCGTTTGCGAACGTGCTTGCGTTCCAGCTCGCATACCAGGTATACGATAATATATTCCTGTTTGGGGCTGTAAGCCTGCTGGCTTTTGTATCAGGTGTCGTCTTCGCAGGATATTTCACATCGGGCATTGTCGGCAACCTGGAGGACGCAGGCATTGTGAGGCGTGAGAAAAAGAAAGAAAAGCTATTGTCCTTTAATGTCCCTAAAGCGTTCGCGCTCATACTCGCGCTGGCAATGCTGTTTTCAGCAATATATTACTTTGCGCTGGTGCAGATCAAAGGCGATCCGCTGGAACTGGAAGTCACCGGGGATGTCGCATATACTAAAAGCTATTATCTTCCGGTATACAGCGATAAGTTCGTAACGATCAATGCAAAGCTCGACGGGCAGGTAACACATCTTCCTGCGCAGGATTATACTGGATTGCCCGTGAGCTATATACTTAGAGATGCAAGGGTAGGCGAAAAGGCGACCATGATCGACGTAGTAGGCTCTGACGGCTATTACCAGTCATTTTACCTGAGCAATATCACGGACAATAACGACCTCCTCATCCTGGAAGAGGATGGTGAGCTCCGCCTTGTGGCAAAAGGATACCCGGGCCAGCTCTGGGTGCGTTATGTCAAACAGATAAGGGTTTATTGA